A section of the Bacillus sp. HSf4 genome encodes:
- a CDS encoding anthranilate phosphoribosyltransferase, protein MQQWIKETARGKRGARDLTYEEAKEAAEAIMTGKATPAQTAAFLIAERMKTESAEELLAFIEALRNHSKQLPISPEIQEKVIDFAGPYTGRHSFLATIPVSILLAANGLPSCLHSSDSLPPKYGTSIKEVLNKLGISADACPRQTANTLEELSIGFTAAEKLCEPFSRIRQIREEIGVRTILNTADKLINFSNSKKLMLGAFHRTAIQKMHPVFQHLSYQEVFIVQGAEGSEDVPVHRGSFVFTIKDGGITSFILQPEEYGLHVEESRQNKPLSAVEQAEKIEAVLFGDDSEDVEYERKQVIMNAALRYFLFGFHPTIEEGIRTAEQQLRDGSGLNILRKWQATFTRR, encoded by the coding sequence TTGCAGCAATGGATTAAAGAAACGGCAAGAGGAAAAAGAGGCGCAAGGGATTTAACTTATGAAGAAGCCAAAGAGGCCGCCGAAGCCATCATGACAGGCAAAGCCACACCCGCCCAGACCGCCGCTTTTTTGATAGCGGAGCGCATGAAAACGGAGTCGGCCGAAGAGCTGCTCGCCTTTATTGAAGCCTTGAGAAATCACTCCAAACAACTGCCCATATCTCCGGAGATTCAAGAAAAGGTGATTGATTTTGCCGGTCCGTACACGGGAAGACATTCGTTTTTGGCAACGATTCCCGTCTCGATTCTTCTCGCAGCAAACGGTCTTCCCTCATGTTTGCACAGCAGTGATTCCCTGCCGCCAAAATATGGGACAAGCATAAAGGAAGTCCTGAACAAGCTGGGAATTTCCGCCGACGCTTGTCCCCGCCAGACGGCAAACACGCTTGAAGAGCTGTCAATCGGCTTCACTGCCGCTGAAAAGCTGTGCGAGCCGTTTTCCCGGATTCGGCAGATCCGCGAGGAAATCGGCGTCCGCACGATTCTGAATACAGCCGACAAACTGATCAATTTTTCAAACTCAAAAAAACTGATGCTTGGCGCTTTTCACAGAACAGCCATTCAAAAAATGCACCCTGTGTTTCAGCATCTTTCATATCAGGAAGTGTTTATCGTTCAAGGGGCTGAAGGATCTGAGGATGTTCCCGTCCACCGGGGGAGCTTTGTGTTCACCATCAAAGACGGCGGGATCACTTCGTTTATTTTGCAGCCTGAGGAATACGGTCTCCATGTCGAGGAAAGCAGGCAGAACAAGCCCCTGTCAGCCGTCGAACAGGCTGAAAAAATCGAAGCCGTTCTCTTTGGGGATGATTCGGAAGATGTGGAATACGAAAGAAAACAGGTGATCATGAACGCGGCATTGCGCTATTTCTTATTCGGTTTTCATCCGACAATCGAAGAAGGCATCCGGACCGCAGAACAGCAGCTTCGAGACGGATCAGGTCTCAACATTCTGAGAAAATGGCAAGCTACATTTACAAGACGGTAA
- a CDS encoding PucR family transcriptional regulator — protein sequence MNIFEILELPVFKGAKLAAGESGGFRQIEHINMMDAPDIADFLHQGELLVTTAYHIKDHPQLLKDLIEKMVRRGCAGLGLKTKRFLQEIPEDVIKLADKRAFPIIELSDNVRLGDIVNHTLSRILDKRTAELEQAIKAQKQFTSHIMSGKSVQSLIKNISITLNLPVLLLNRHLKPAASSKAGMCEAPPLYEGLFQRNSKTAFTCFSTLSKRQTFSVFPIYTHEKKCGFLVVCGMIPIEDKGLLLTIEQAANVIGFELMKENALKQYTRRARNEFFSNFLEGSFSSPAEIKNRAKEFKLKSDQKYVCITGKLDRKEQAVSFTENQLESDSVFECLEEELADFPFPPHLFTKGNMCVLLAEGTDSWAEMNAAVCGFLRRFQQLCAKHFQRTISFGISNLSHQLLDVPGIFKEAVDALHSGHLSGSTEFIQTYHTKDVSELLRMVPIDDLKKFYTYTLQKLANLPGDDHGLLHTLSVYLETHCQISETAKRLYVHRNTVIYRLEKCEELLGKSLKDADTTLRLRLALRIQMMLGL from the coding sequence ATGAATATTTTTGAGATCTTGGAGCTTCCCGTTTTTAAAGGAGCAAAACTCGCCGCCGGAGAATCGGGCGGTTTCAGACAGATTGAGCACATTAACATGATGGATGCCCCCGACATTGCCGATTTTTTGCATCAGGGTGAGCTTCTGGTGACGACCGCTTATCACATCAAAGACCACCCGCAATTATTAAAGGATTTGATCGAAAAAATGGTCAGACGCGGATGTGCGGGACTGGGCCTTAAAACGAAGCGCTTTCTGCAGGAAATTCCGGAAGACGTGATCAAACTTGCCGATAAAAGGGCTTTTCCGATTATTGAATTAAGTGATAACGTCCGCCTCGGAGACATTGTCAATCATACATTGAGCCGCATTTTAGATAAACGGACGGCAGAGCTTGAACAAGCGATTAAAGCGCAAAAGCAATTTACAAGCCATATTATGAGCGGAAAAAGCGTTCAGTCCCTTATAAAAAACATCTCCATTACGCTGAATCTGCCCGTTCTGCTTTTAAACCGGCACCTCAAGCCGGCCGCTTCCTCAAAAGCAGGGATGTGTGAGGCGCCTCCGCTTTATGAAGGTCTTTTCCAAAGAAACAGCAAAACGGCATTTACATGCTTTTCAACCCTTTCCAAACGACAAACCTTTTCGGTATTTCCGATTTATACTCATGAAAAAAAATGCGGATTTCTGGTCGTATGCGGGATGATTCCCATAGAGGACAAAGGCTTGCTTTTAACGATTGAACAAGCCGCCAATGTGATCGGCTTTGAACTGATGAAAGAAAACGCGCTAAAGCAATATACGAGAAGAGCGCGCAATGAATTTTTCAGCAATTTTTTAGAGGGCTCCTTTTCTTCGCCAGCGGAAATCAAAAACCGGGCCAAGGAATTCAAGCTGAAATCGGATCAAAAATATGTATGTATCACCGGCAAATTGGACCGCAAAGAACAGGCGGTGAGCTTTACTGAAAACCAGCTTGAGTCAGACAGCGTGTTTGAGTGTCTTGAAGAAGAGCTGGCCGATTTTCCATTTCCGCCCCACCTTTTCACGAAAGGAAATATGTGTGTCCTGCTCGCTGAGGGAACCGACAGCTGGGCTGAAATGAACGCAGCGGTCTGCGGTTTTTTAAGGCGGTTTCAACAGCTCTGTGCCAAGCATTTTCAGCGAACGATTTCTTTCGGGATCAGCAACCTCAGCCATCAGCTGCTCGATGTTCCCGGCATCTTCAAAGAAGCGGTCGACGCCCTTCATTCCGGACACCTTTCCGGAAGCACCGAATTCATCCAGACGTATCATACGAAAGATGTCTCAGAGCTCTTAAGGATGGTTCCCATTGATGACTTGAAAAAATTTTATACATACACACTGCAAAAACTGGCGAACCTGCCCGGCGATGATCATGGGCTCCTTCATACATTATCCGTTTATTTGGAAACGCACTGCCAGATTTCCGAAACGGCCAAACGCCTTTATGTTCATCGAAATACGGTCATCTACAGGCTTGAAAAATGCGAAGAGCTGCTCGGGAAAAGCCTGAAAGATGCAGATACAACGCTTCGCTTGAGGCTGGCGCTGAGAATTCAAATGATGCTTGGATTGTAA
- a CDS encoding PfkB family carbohydrate kinase translates to MKILAIGDNVVDYYIDQDMFYPGGNALNVAVLSKRSGAEAAYIGIIGTDEAGDHVLNVLKKEGINISRIRRAHGQNGMAAVKLNEQGDRVFVRSNKGGIQSELGLLLTDEDTALIKSHDIVHTSVYSRLEQTLFELSRLAPVSFDFSTKHDRAYMERVCPYLTYAFFSGSGFTKEECLRLIDDASRFGVQTVCVTRGDKGAVLGRGGNIVEQPVFPVRAVDTLGAGDSFIAGFLTAYLKSRDVKKALMHAAEAAADTCLTYGAFGCGHPCTLRDQSHS, encoded by the coding sequence ATGAAAATACTTGCGATAGGTGACAATGTCGTTGATTATTACATCGATCAGGACATGTTTTATCCCGGAGGCAATGCGTTAAACGTCGCTGTTCTCTCAAAGCGGTCCGGAGCTGAAGCGGCATATATCGGGATTATCGGCACTGATGAAGCCGGAGATCATGTATTGAATGTGCTCAAAAAAGAGGGGATCAATATCTCGAGAATCCGGCGGGCCCACGGACAAAACGGAATGGCCGCCGTCAAGCTCAATGAACAGGGGGACAGGGTGTTTGTCCGCTCCAACAAAGGCGGCATTCAATCTGAGCTCGGCTTGTTGCTCACCGATGAAGACACCGCGTTGATCAAAAGCCATGATATCGTTCATACGAGCGTGTACAGCCGGTTGGAGCAGACGCTTTTTGAGCTTAGCAGACTTGCGCCGGTGTCTTTTGATTTTTCGACAAAGCATGACCGGGCTTACATGGAACGTGTTTGTCCCTATTTGACGTATGCTTTCTTTTCAGGAAGCGGATTCACAAAAGAGGAGTGTCTGAGGCTGATTGACGATGCAAGCCGGTTTGGCGTGCAGACGGTATGTGTCACAAGAGGGGACAAGGGTGCTGTGTTGGGCCGGGGAGGAAACATCGTCGAGCAGCCGGTTTTTCCGGTTCGGGCGGTCGATACGCTCGGAGCGGGCGACTCGTTTATCGCCGGATTTTTGACGGCATATCTGAAAAGCCGGGATGTCAAAAAAGCCCTCATGCATGCAGCCGAAGCGGCGGCAGACACATGTCTGACATATGGGGCGTTCGGCTGCGGGCATCCGTGTACACTGCGGGATCAATCCCATTCATGA
- a CDS encoding YesK family protein — MFSFWLTTAFLAAIIFGISFIFRKKESPLQYAIPSGVMTLGIISLIIGGWEGCTSAASAHPSSCHRLSHCF, encoded by the coding sequence ATGTTTTCTTTCTGGCTGACCACAGCTTTTCTCGCCGCTATCATTTTCGGAATATCCTTTATATTCCGGAAAAAGGAATCCCCATTGCAGTACGCAATTCCGTCAGGTGTCATGACGCTCGGCATCATCAGTTTGATCATCGGCGGTTGGGAGGGATGTACATCGGCGGCATCAGCACATCCATCTTCCTGTCATCGGTTATCGCATTGCTTTTGA
- a CDS encoding AbgT family transporter, translating to MGMPAYQRGDLKKNEKRKHEFPHIYVILAVMIGLMALSTYLVPAGEYQRVESPDGREMIDPGSYKRVEQTPVDVLSLLSAVPKGMTEAAPIIVFTFMVGGVFAVLRKASVIEIGVRLLAGIFSRRPVFVIPVFIFVFSGIACFIGTPELSIVYVPVILPLVLSFGYDRMTAAAIALCGTIAGFTSALTNPFTVGISQTIAGLPLYSGMGYRAVIFLVITALAAIYVLAYGEKVKANPEKSLTGMEAAEPVSAFKPGKRVKWAGTAALILFAGLIGCVITFRWDMVTMSGYFLALAVIPACIAGMSARDIAESFNEGFKEVLIGAMVCGIARGVAVVMNEGQIMDTIVYGLSHAVSQLPSYLTVAAMLLTQMLFNFFVPSGSGQALIMMPIMAPLADIVGMTRQTAILAFQFGDGFSNILFPTSGYFMATLAVSRISWNRWVKFILPLFCIWMVAAVVFLMIAHAAGWS from the coding sequence ATGGGAATGCCGGCCTATCAACGCGGGGATTTGAAAAAGAATGAGAAGCGTAAACATGAGTTTCCCCATATTTATGTCATCCTCGCTGTCATGATTGGATTGATGGCGCTTTCGACATACCTGGTGCCTGCAGGGGAATATCAAAGAGTGGAAAGTCCGGATGGCAGGGAAATGATTGATCCCGGATCATACAAACGGGTTGAACAGACTCCGGTCGATGTGCTGTCGCTCTTGTCCGCGGTTCCGAAAGGGATGACGGAAGCCGCTCCGATCATCGTCTTTACCTTTATGGTCGGCGGTGTATTTGCCGTTTTGCGAAAAGCGTCGGTCATTGAAATAGGCGTCCGCTTGCTGGCGGGCATCTTCAGCAGAAGGCCGGTTTTTGTTATTCCAGTCTTCATCTTCGTTTTTTCAGGTATCGCCTGTTTTATCGGGACACCTGAACTGTCAATCGTTTATGTCCCTGTCATTCTGCCGCTTGTGCTGTCTTTCGGATACGACAGGATGACCGCGGCAGCAATCGCGTTATGCGGGACGATTGCCGGCTTTACGAGCGCCTTGACAAACCCCTTCACAGTGGGCATCTCGCAAACGATTGCGGGCCTGCCTCTTTACTCCGGCATGGGGTACAGAGCGGTCATCTTTCTTGTCATAACGGCGCTTGCTGCCATCTATGTGCTGGCATATGGAGAAAAGGTCAAAGCAAATCCGGAAAAAAGCTTAACAGGAATGGAGGCGGCTGAACCGGTGTCCGCTTTTAAACCGGGCAAACGGGTGAAATGGGCCGGAACCGCGGCACTCATTTTGTTTGCCGGATTGATCGGATGTGTGATTACCTTCCGGTGGGACATGGTGACAATGTCGGGGTATTTTCTAGCGCTCGCCGTTATTCCGGCATGTATTGCCGGAATGAGTGCAAGAGACATTGCCGAATCTTTCAATGAAGGATTTAAAGAAGTCCTCATCGGCGCAATGGTTTGCGGGATTGCCAGAGGGGTCGCGGTCGTCATGAATGAAGGACAGATTATGGACACGATTGTTTATGGGCTGTCACATGCCGTTTCCCAGCTTCCTTCCTATTTGACCGTTGCAGCCATGCTGTTGACACAGATGCTGTTTAACTTTTTCGTGCCGAGCGGAAGCGGACAGGCTTTAATCATGATGCCGATCATGGCGCCTTTGGCTGATATCGTCGGCATGACGAGGCAGACGGCGATACTGGCCTTCCAATTCGGCGACGGCTTTTCAAACATCCTTTTTCCGACATCGGGCTACTTTATGGCGACGCTTGCTGTCAGCCGTATTTCCTGGAATCGCTGGGTGAAATTCATCCTTCCGCTTTTTTGTATCTGGATGGTAGCGGCTGTTGTTTTCTTAATGATTGCCCATGCTGCCGGCTGGTCGTGA
- a CDS encoding GntR family transcriptional regulator: protein MLNNDSSKPLYLQLKQIISDDIKRGVYSPSEKLPAESELCQTYQVSRITVRKAISDLVEEGYLTRQQGKGTFVKSPKMKRELVAVDGYSEYMMSSGKKPKHQVISVETITAPGHIAKRLKLPIDSPVLELKRVMFNDDQPFTFEITHYPLSRFPDIGRFISDSVSMHHILKTEYQVTPAYNTKLLNVVFAKAEDSKHLACDIGDALFEIDKVAYCAKDDPIYCSLFLMHTNRVTFMINSSHEWD from the coding sequence TTGTTAAATAACGATAGTTCCAAACCTTTATACCTTCAGCTGAAACAAATCATCTCAGACGATATCAAGCGCGGCGTCTATTCTCCTTCCGAAAAACTGCCTGCTGAAAGCGAGCTTTGCCAGACCTATCAGGTGAGCCGGATTACGGTCCGAAAAGCGATTTCCGACCTTGTGGAAGAAGGCTATTTAACAAGGCAGCAAGGAAAAGGAACCTTCGTCAAAAGCCCGAAAATGAAACGGGAGCTTGTTGCCGTGGACGGCTATTCCGAATATATGATGTCGAGCGGAAAAAAGCCGAAGCATCAAGTCATTTCCGTGGAAACAATTACAGCTCCGGGGCACATCGCCAAGCGTCTCAAACTGCCAATTGACAGCCCCGTCCTCGAACTGAAGCGGGTCATGTTCAATGATGATCAGCCGTTTACGTTTGAAATCACCCACTACCCGCTCAGCCGGTTTCCTGATATCGGCCGATTCATCAGCGACTCTGTGTCCATGCATCACATTTTAAAAACAGAATACCAGGTCACTCCGGCCTACAATACGAAACTGTTAAACGTCGTGTTTGCAAAAGCGGAGGATAGCAAGCATCTCGCATGCGATATCGGGGATGCCCTCTTTGAGATTGATAAAGTCGCCTACTGCGCCAAAGACGATCCGATTTATTGTTCATTGTTTTTAATGCACACGAACCGTGTGACGTTTATGATTAACAGTTCTCATGAATGGGATTGA
- a CDS encoding Zn-dependent hydrolase, with product MTIDTHITDGSASDRIEDMIHWLASFGKSGEGGVTRLLYSEPWQNAQHALKKMMEGFGMDAYFDDAGNLFGRIEGTEKKRSILTGSHIDTVANGGKFDGAYGVLASLFAAKKLLDTYGPPKTTIETVSLCEEEGSRFPLTFWGSGNITGLFDCCHAPPVFDRDGIPLERAMKDCGFGNGHYRPPFRHDAECFIELHIEQGGILEASGRQIGIVTDIVGQKRYTVTVKGQSNHAGTTPMNVRKDALAFSALCISYLTKKANAVDPLLTATVGRLEAKPNMPNVIAGEAVFSLDIRHHNEAVLVQYCEDIFAFFRELSKEWGIEVDVSQTTNVKPVMMDPELIRISKQSAENAHVTYQEMVSGAGHDAQIFGAHCPTALLFVPSKNGISHSPEEWTSSNDLDSGIRLLSDVLYKLAYE from the coding sequence ATGACCATTGATACGCATATAACCGACGGGAGCGCATCGGACAGAATTGAAGACATGATCCATTGGCTTGCTTCATTTGGAAAAAGCGGGGAAGGGGGCGTGACAAGGCTTCTATACTCCGAGCCGTGGCAAAACGCCCAGCATGCTCTAAAGAAGATGATGGAAGGCTTTGGGATGGACGCTTATTTTGATGACGCAGGCAACCTGTTTGGAAGAATAGAAGGAACCGAGAAGAAGAGATCGATATTGACCGGTTCGCATATCGATACGGTCGCAAACGGAGGGAAATTTGACGGAGCATACGGGGTTTTGGCCAGCCTGTTTGCGGCAAAAAAACTCCTCGATACATACGGGCCGCCGAAAACGACCATTGAAACCGTATCGCTGTGTGAGGAAGAAGGGAGCCGTTTTCCTCTGACATTTTGGGGATCGGGAAACATCACCGGTTTGTTTGATTGCTGTCACGCTCCGCCTGTTTTTGACCGGGACGGAATCCCGCTTGAGCGGGCGATGAAGGATTGCGGTTTTGGGAATGGACATTACAGGCCGCCTTTCAGACATGATGCCGAATGTTTTATCGAGCTTCATATCGAACAAGGCGGCATTCTTGAGGCGAGCGGCAGGCAGATCGGAATTGTGACGGACATTGTCGGTCAAAAGCGCTATACCGTGACAGTCAAGGGTCAAAGCAACCATGCCGGAACGACACCGATGAATGTGCGGAAGGATGCGCTGGCATTTTCGGCACTATGCATTTCTTATCTGACAAAGAAGGCGAATGCCGTCGATCCGCTCCTAACAGCGACCGTCGGCCGGCTTGAAGCGAAGCCGAACATGCCGAATGTAATCGCGGGCGAAGCCGTTTTTTCGCTCGATATCCGCCATCATAATGAAGCGGTTTTGGTCCAATATTGCGAGGATATTTTTGCGTTCTTCAGAGAGCTGTCAAAAGAATGGGGCATAGAGGTCGACGTCTCGCAAACGACGAATGTGAAGCCCGTTATGATGGACCCGGAGCTGATCCGTATCTCGAAACAATCGGCCGAGAATGCGCATGTCACGTATCAGGAAATGGTGAGCGGAGCGGGGCACGACGCCCAGATTTTTGGTGCGCACTGTCCGACGGCGCTGCTGTTCGTTCCAAGCAAAAACGGCATCAGCCATTCCCCCGAGGAGTGGACATCCTCCAATGATCTTGATTCGGGAATCCGGCTCTTGTCCGATGTTTTATACAAGCTGGCATATGAATGA
- a CDS encoding alanine--glyoxylate aminotransferase family protein, with protein MTIGEMKIPKRTIMTPGPVEVHPRVLSALSNPIVGQFDPVFTEMMNEVMQLLRQIFRTKNKWAFPLDGTSRAGLEAVLASIIFPKDKVLIPIFGRFGSLLAEICERYHADVYTMECPWGEVFAPEDVIAEINRVKPDIVAIVHGETSTGCIQPLREIGRACRELDVLCVVDAVATTGGTDVNTDEWCLDAVIAGTQKCLSVPSGMAPITFNSRIEERINQRKKVEQGIATEQDLLREGGCMPVASNYFDISQLMDYWSPRRLNHHTEATSMLYGLREGARLVLEEGLSERFKRHRLHEAALIEGIKATGLDLFVEGEKKLATVTCVKVPDQIDADQVRRMMLADFGVEIASSFGPLHGRIWRIGTMGYSCRKENVLFTLAALEAVLLQTGASVLPGKALQAALSFYHEKAAAEEEFHEKV; from the coding sequence ATGACAATCGGAGAAATGAAGATTCCAAAACGGACGATCATGACCCCGGGGCCGGTCGAGGTGCATCCAAGAGTGCTGAGCGCACTCTCAAATCCTATAGTGGGGCAATTTGATCCGGTATTTACAGAAATGATGAACGAAGTCATGCAGCTCTTGAGGCAGATTTTCCGGACGAAAAACAAGTGGGCGTTTCCCCTCGACGGGACATCAAGAGCAGGACTCGAAGCCGTGCTTGCGAGCATCATCTTCCCGAAAGACAAGGTGCTCATCCCGATTTTCGGAAGATTCGGCTCCCTTTTGGCCGAAATCTGTGAACGCTATCACGCAGATGTGTATACGATGGAATGTCCTTGGGGAGAGGTTTTTGCCCCGGAGGACGTCATCGCTGAAATCAATCGGGTCAAACCAGATATCGTTGCGATTGTGCACGGGGAGACATCGACCGGATGCATTCAGCCCCTTCGGGAAATCGGCCGGGCCTGCCGCGAGCTCGATGTTTTGTGTGTTGTCGACGCGGTGGCTACAACCGGCGGCACGGATGTGAATACGGATGAGTGGTGTCTTGACGCCGTCATCGCCGGCACGCAAAAGTGCCTGTCCGTTCCTTCGGGGATGGCGCCGATCACGTTTAACAGCCGGATAGAAGAGCGGATCAACCAACGGAAAAAGGTCGAACAGGGCATTGCGACAGAACAAGATTTGCTGCGGGAAGGCGGTTGTATGCCTGTCGCCAGCAATTATTTTGACATCAGTCAGCTGATGGATTACTGGAGCCCGAGACGGCTGAACCACCACACAGAAGCGACTTCCATGCTGTACGGTTTACGGGAAGGGGCCCGTCTCGTTCTTGAAGAAGGGCTTTCCGAGCGTTTTAAAAGACACCGCCTTCATGAAGCGGCTTTAATAGAAGGAATCAAAGCAACGGGCTTGGACTTGTTCGTGGAAGGAGAGAAGAAGCTTGCGACTGTCACATGTGTCAAAGTGCCGGATCAGATTGACGCAGATCAGGTCAGAAGGATGATGCTCGCCGATTTCGGGGTGGAAATCGCCAGCTCATTCGGTCCCCTGCACGGCAGGATTTGGCGGATCGGAACAATGGGATACAGCTGCCGAAAAGAGAATGTCCTGTTTACCTTGGCTGCGCTTGAAGCGGTTCTGCTTCAGACCGGGGCATCCGTTCTGCCGGGAAAAGCGCTGCAGGCTGCCCTTTCCTTTTATCATGAAAAAGCTGCTGCAGAGGAGGAGTTTCATGAAAAAGTATGA
- a CDS encoding endonuclease: MIRMFAIPLLFMLSAVFPPFEKADAAPLFSLQSSLQPSGALEDYYENAEGKTGAALKQALHETIDHHTELSYSEVWDALKTTDEDPANPYHVLLLYSGQSRSKDLNGGNVGDWNREHVWAKSHGDFGTSKGPGTDLHHIRPSDVQVNSARGNLDFDEGGSAYPGAPDNFYDGDSWEPNSRVKGDVARMIFYMAVRYEGDDGHPDLEMNDKTGNGSLPFHGKMAVLLKWNQEDPVDDLERRRNNIIYERYQHNRNPFIDHPEWAEEIWH, encoded by the coding sequence ATGATTCGCATGTTTGCCATTCCGCTTCTATTCATGTTATCAGCCGTTTTCCCCCCTTTTGAAAAAGCCGACGCCGCCCCGCTTTTTTCACTGCAATCTTCGCTTCAGCCATCCGGCGCTTTAGAGGATTATTATGAGAATGCTGAAGGGAAAACGGGAGCGGCGCTCAAACAAGCGCTCCACGAAACGATTGATCATCATACAGAACTTTCATACAGCGAAGTCTGGGACGCGCTGAAAACGACGGATGAAGATCCGGCCAATCCCTATCATGTCCTGCTTCTTTATTCCGGACAGTCCCGTTCTAAAGATTTAAACGGAGGAAATGTGGGCGACTGGAACCGAGAGCACGTCTGGGCTAAATCACACGGAGACTTCGGTACAAGCAAAGGGCCCGGAACAGATTTGCATCACATCAGGCCAAGCGATGTGCAAGTGAATTCCGCCCGGGGCAACCTCGATTTTGATGAAGGCGGCAGCGCGTATCCTGGTGCCCCCGATAATTTTTACGACGGTGATTCATGGGAGCCGAACAGCCGGGTGAAAGGTGATGTCGCCAGAATGATTTTCTATATGGCCGTCCGCTATGAAGGTGATGACGGACACCCCGATCTCGAAATGAATGATAAAACAGGCAACGGCTCCCTGCCTTTCCACGGCAAAATGGCAGTCTTATTGAAATGGAACCAAGAAGATCCTGTCGATGATCTCGAGAGAAGAAGAAACAACATCATATATGAACGATACCAGCATAACCGCAATCCATTCATTGATCATCCCGAATGGGCCGAAGAGATTTGGCATTAG